A window from Lachnoanaerobaculum umeaense encodes these proteins:
- the rpiB gene encoding ribose 5-phosphate isomerase B, translated as MRIGIGNDHTAVELKDIVTEHLNAAGFEVVDYGAKAGERCDYPVPGREVAEAIVAGKVDKGILICGTGIGISLAANKVPGIRAAVCSEPYSAKMAALHNNAQIIAFGARVVGSEMAKMIVDSFLETEFEGGRHQNRIDIISEIEEKYSR; from the coding sequence ATGAGAATTGGAATAGGAAACGATCATACAGCAGTTGAGTTAAAGGATATCGTGACAGAGCATTTAAATGCAGCAGGCTTTGAAGTTGTAGATTATGGAGCCAAGGCAGGAGAGAGATGTGATTATCCTGTGCCTGGAAGAGAGGTGGCAGAAGCTATAGTTGCAGGAAAAGTTGATAAGGGAATACTTATTTGTGGTACAGGCATTGGCATATCTTTGGCAGCTAATAAGGTACCAGGAATTAGAGCGGCAGTTTGCTCAGAGCCTTATTCTGCAAAGATGGCTGCACTTCATAACAATGCCCAAATCATTGCCTTCGGTGCTAGAGTAGTAGGCTCTGAAATGGCTAAGATGATTGTTGACAGCTTTCTTGAGACTGAGTTTGAAGGCGGAAGACATCAGAACAGAATTGATATTATAAGTGAAATAGAAGAAAAATACTCTAGGTAA
- the holB gene encoding DNA polymerase III subunit delta' — translation MSDFILGNEKVRHHLKESIIKNTISHAYILAGDKGVGKSKIAKEFAMELICERDHSGCGQCPTCRQFLANAYPDFFYMDAEGKDSIGIERIREDIVADVGIRPYHGGVKIYVIDEADKMTTVAQNALLKTIEEPPEYVVILLLVRNISLLLETIRSRCIKLLLSAVSKDRIKNWLIENGTGEDIATVLASYSNGAPGIAKSMAESEDFAIIYEKNVEFLKKISEASINDILDFIEELKKRTAGFKEFINFLRLWYRDICILKLTKKIDNLVFIREESIILRLSREYTLKKINSIIDLIDETEIRLNSNVSSETVMELLFIGLRK, via the coding sequence ATGAGTGATTTTATTCTTGGAAATGAAAAGGTAAGACATCATTTAAAAGAATCCATAATAAAGAATACCATTTCACATGCATATATTTTGGCTGGAGATAAAGGAGTAGGAAAATCGAAAATAGCAAAAGAATTTGCTATGGAACTTATATGTGAGAGAGATCATTCCGGATGTGGGCAATGCCCGACATGTAGGCAATTTTTGGCAAATGCATATCCGGATTTTTTCTATATGGATGCAGAGGGCAAGGACAGCATTGGAATCGAAAGAATTAGAGAAGATATAGTTGCAGATGTGGGCATAAGACCATATCATGGTGGAGTAAAGATATATGTGATAGATGAGGCCGATAAAATGACAACTGTGGCACAGAATGCTTTACTAAAGACTATAGAAGAACCGCCGGAGTATGTTGTAATATTGCTGTTGGTGAGAAATATAAGTTTGCTTCTTGAAACTATAAGGAGTAGATGTATTAAGCTTTTGCTTAGTGCTGTAAGCAAGGATAGAATAAAAAACTGGCTTATAGAGAATGGTACGGGAGAGGATATAGCTACAGTCTTGGCGTCATATTCAAATGGAGCACCGGGAATAGCAAAATCTATGGCGGAGTCGGAAGACTTTGCAATAATATATGAGAAGAATGTTGAGTTTTTGAAAAAGATTTCAGAAGCTTCTATAAATGACATACTGGATTTCATCGAAGAGTTAAAAAAAAGAACTGCCGGCTTTAAGGAGTTCATAAATTTTCTTAGACTTTGGTATAGAGATATTTGTATATTAAAGCTCACAAAGAAAATAGATAATCTGGTATTTATAAGAGAAGAAAGCATTATTTTAAGGCTTTCAAGGGAATATACACTTAAAAAGATAAATAGTATAATTGATTTGATAGATGAGACGGAGATTAGGCTAAACTCCAATGTAAGTAGTGAAACAGTTATGGAATTGCTTTTTATTGGCCTTAGAAAATAG
- a CDS encoding pyridoxamine kinase yields the protein MDKKVLTVQDISCFGQCSTTVALPILSACGVETAIMPSAILSTHTGGFSGFTFRDLTEDLPKIMEHWKKEDINFDAIYTGYLGSKRQIEIVIDLFDNLLKEDGIRIVDPAMADNGKLYTGFDDEFVKEMRSLVGVADIVLPNMTEAALLTGSEAILENQSDEYIKDIIYKLRGLGAKNIILKGIRNVEGKLGIAVFEGATESTEIFYIERIKKDAHGTGDCYAAAFTGGLMHGKRFIEAAKVAAEFVSEAIVKTIDDESHWYGVKFEKALPVLVRELNR from the coding sequence ATGGACAAAAAAGTATTAACAGTACAGGATATTTCATGTTTTGGACAGTGCTCAACTACAGTGGCATTACCTATACTTTCAGCATGTGGAGTGGAGACAGCTATAATGCCGTCTGCTATACTTTCAACACATACAGGTGGTTTTAGTGGATTTACATTCAGAGATCTTACTGAGGATTTGCCTAAAATTATGGAGCATTGGAAAAAAGAAGATATAAACTTTGATGCTATATATACGGGTTATCTTGGAAGTAAGAGACAGATAGAGATTGTAATAGATTTATTTGATAATCTCTTGAAAGAAGACGGAATAAGAATAGTAGATCCGGCAATGGCAGATAATGGTAAACTATATACTGGATTTGACGATGAATTTGTGAAAGAAATGAGAAGCCTTGTTGGTGTTGCAGATATAGTACTACCGAATATGACTGAGGCAGCCCTGCTGACTGGTAGTGAGGCGATACTTGAGAATCAAAGTGATGAGTATATAAAGGACATTATATATAAACTTAGAGGATTGGGTGCAAAGAATATTATATTAAAGGGTATCAGAAATGTTGAAGGCAAGCTTGGTATAGCTGTGTTTGAAGGTGCTACTGAGAGCACAGAGATATTCTATATAGAAAGAATAAAAAAAGATGCACATGGTACAGGAGATTGTTATGCAGCAGCATTTACCGGAGGCTTGATGCATGGAAAGAGATTTATTGAGGCTGCAAAAGTCGCTGCAGAATTTGTTTCTGAAGCTATAGTAAAGACAATAGATGATGAAAGTCATTGGTATGGAGTAAAATTTGAAAAGGCATTGCCAGTATTGGTAAGAGAGCTGAATAGATGA
- a CDS encoding PSP1 domain-containing protein: MRVIGVRFREVGNICYYDPDDIDIDINDRVIVETERGVECGRVILGTRELSEAYDNPIKKIIKKADLEDIVRYEENIKKEKEAFDICKAKIIELNLPMKLISAEYTFDNAKVLFYFTAESRVDFRELVKILASIFRVRIELRQVGVRDETKMVGGMGSCGRALCCHSYLSDFVPVSIKMAKEQSLSLNPAKISGVCGRLMCCLKNEADTYEYLNKKMPKEGVAVSTPAGESGVIVSTSVLRQTVKVLVTKSEDSKEIEEYSLSEIRIKS; the protein is encoded by the coding sequence ATGAGAGTAATAGGCGTTAGGTTTAGGGAAGTGGGAAATATCTGCTACTATGATCCTGATGATATTGATATAGATATAAATGATAGAGTGATAGTTGAAACTGAGAGAGGTGTTGAATGTGGTAGGGTCATACTGGGTACTAGAGAACTTAGTGAAGCTTACGATAATCCAATAAAGAAAATAATAAAAAAGGCGGACCTTGAAGATATTGTAAGATATGAGGAAAATATAAAAAAAGAAAAAGAAGCTTTTGATATATGTAAGGCAAAGATAATAGAATTGAATCTGCCTATGAAGCTTATATCCGCCGAATATACTTTTGATAATGCAAAAGTATTATTTTATTTTACAGCAGAAAGTAGAGTTGACTTTAGAGAACTTGTAAAGATACTGGCTTCAATTTTTAGAGTTAGGATCGAGCTGAGGCAGGTTGGTGTAAGAGATGAAACAAAGATGGTGGGAGGTATGGGCTCATGTGGAAGAGCACTTTGCTGCCACAGTTATCTCTCTGATTTTGTACCTGTGTCTATAAAGATGGCAAAAGAACAAAGTCTGTCTTTGAATCCTGCTAAAATAAGCGGTGTGTGCGGAAGGCTGATGTGTTGTCTGAAAAATGAAGCTGATACATATGAGTATTTGAATAAAAAAATGCCGAAAGAGGGAGTAGCTGTAAGTACGCCTGCCGGAGAAAGTGGAGTTATAGTATCTACAAGTGTACTAAGACAGACTGTAAAGGTATTGGTTACAAAATCCGAGGATTCAAAAGAAATAGAAGAATATTCTTTAAGTGAAATAAGGATAAAATCTTAA
- the rsmI gene encoding 16S rRNA (cytidine(1402)-2'-O)-methyltransferase, which yields MTGKIYLVATPIGNLSDMSIRAIDTLKNADIIACEDTRNTIRLLNYFEIKGHLTSYHEYNKIDKAYELCEKVKEGKSIAFVSDAGMPAISDPGYELVDIAYKEGLEVTIIPGASAVVSALAISGISSRRFSFEGFLPVDKNEKKEILAELVNESRTIILYEAPHRLLKTLKEILEYIGDRNIAIVRELTKLHEEVLRGRLTNIIADYESEKVAIRGEYVLVIEGKSLLEKRCERQKSFEEISIREHYEKYIYDGMDKKEAMKAVAKDRGIQKRDVYKELL from the coding sequence ATGACAGGTAAGATATATTTGGTGGCTACACCTATAGGAAATCTTTCGGATATGAGTATAAGAGCAATAGATACTTTGAAAAATGCGGATATTATTGCTTGTGAAGACACAAGAAATACTATAAGACTATTGAATTATTTTGAAATAAAAGGTCATTTAACATCATACCATGAGTATAATAAAATAGATAAGGCATATGAGCTATGTGAAAAGGTAAAAGAGGGAAAGAGTATCGCCTTCGTTTCAGATGCCGGAATGCCTGCAATATCAGATCCGGGTTATGAACTGGTAGATATCGCATATAAAGAGGGCTTAGAGGTGACTATTATACCGGGTGCAAGTGCAGTGGTATCAGCCCTTGCAATAAGCGGTATCAGCTCAAGGAGATTTTCTTTTGAAGGGTTTTTGCCTGTTGATAAGAATGAAAAAAAAGAAATACTTGCCGAATTAGTTAATGAGAGCAGGACTATTATTCTTTATGAGGCACCGCATAGATTGTTAAAGACCTTAAAGGAAATATTAGAGTATATAGGTGATAGGAATATTGCCATAGTAAGAGAGCTTACAAAGTTGCATGAAGAGGTTTTAAGAGGCAGATTGACTAATATAATAGCTGATTACGAATCTGAGAAGGTTGCTATCAGAGGTGAATACGTACTGGTAATAGAGGGGAAAAGCCTTTTGGAGAAAAGATGTGAAAGGCAAAAGTCTTTTGAGGAAATCAGTATCAGAGAACATTATGAGAAATATATATATGATGGCATGGACAAAAAAGAGGCAATGAAGGCAGTGGCCAAAGATAGAGGAATACAAAAAAGAGATGTTTATAAGGAACTCTTGTAA
- a CDS encoding tRNA1(Val) (adenine(37)-N6)-methyltransferase: MKNELLKEEAGERLDDLQCNNLFIIQNPDKFCFGIDAVLLSNFIKVKKNGHAVDLCTGSGIVPILLSAKTMAKRITGIEIQKDIADMANRSVKYNGLEEKVDIINDDISNALKHIKHCSVDAVSVNPPYMKDTTAIKNPELPLAIARHELLTDLDTVVEVSGKLLKENGRFFMIHRPNRLSEIFASLKKNRIEPKRIRFVHPYIENKANLVLIEGVKGSGVWLDVEPPLAVYKEKNVYTDEVLRIYDR, from the coding sequence ATGAAAAATGAATTGTTAAAGGAAGAAGCCGGAGAAAGATTGGATGATTTACAGTGCAATAATCTTTTTATTATACAAAATCCGGATAAGTTTTGTTTTGGTATAGATGCTGTACTTTTATCAAACTTTATTAAAGTAAAGAAGAATGGTCATGCAGTAGATCTATGTACAGGAAGTGGAATAGTACCTATACTTCTTAGTGCAAAAACTATGGCAAAAAGAATAACCGGTATTGAAATACAAAAAGATATTGCAGATATGGCAAATAGAAGTGTGAAATATAATGGATTGGAAGAAAAAGTTGATATCATAAATGATGATATTTCAAATGCATTAAAGCATATAAAACATTGTAGTGTTGATGCGGTAAGCGTCAATCCTCCGTATATGAAAGATACCACAGCTATAAAAAATCCTGAGTTGCCACTTGCTATTGCAAGGCATGAGTTACTTACAGATCTGGATACCGTTGTGGAGGTTTCGGGTAAGCTTTTAAAAGAGAATGGCAGATTTTTTATGATACATAGACCAAATAGACTTTCTGAAATATTTGCTTCATTAAAGAAAAATAGAATTGAGCCAAAGAGGATAAGATTTGTACATCCATATATAGAAAACAAGGCAAATTTGGTATTGATAGAGGGTGTTAAGGGATCAGGAGTATGGCTGGATGTAGAACCACCTTTGGCAGTATATAAGGAAAAAAATGTTTATACAGATGAGGTGCTGAGAATATATGACAGGTAA
- a CDS encoding aminotransferase class I/II-fold pyridoxal phosphate-dependent enzyme, translated as MNKEYLAYKLKEYVSSGILPMHMPGHKRKVPKEIKESMVDIFTMDLTEVEGTDNLHDATGIIKDSMEFASNIYRTKKTYYLINGSSCGILAGIRACACTGNYKKQKSYIIVAENAHFSVYNAIELLDLIPIYLNIGYNSLGIADGCDVERLKKLLEINKKKNIVAAMLTSPTYEGVVSDIQEIANILHDAKIPLIVDEAHGAHLMYIEKTTKKYVSSNIDMNFPISALNLGADIVIQSLHKTLPSLTQTALCHINSNLVDEKHLEESLHMFETSSPSYIFMSSIDACIRYMNENDAKMRTYLNDLWEFIKSIKHFEHIHLWRCNSNLGYDFTKIVIYSDILDGITLANILRESYNIETEMSKLGFVLAYSTVCDDKNDFKRLYEALNDIDKNFFYIENESLINLDIKYLNKVAEKNIYIYPPGVPVIKKGDIIDIDSFKLLEEYIKKGKRVYGLEP; from the coding sequence ATGAATAAAGAATATTTAGCATATAAATTAAAAGAATATGTTAGCTCCGGTATATTGCCTATGCATATGCCGGGGCATAAAAGAAAAGTGCCAAAAGAAATTAAAGAATCTATGGTAGATATTTTCACTATGGACTTGACAGAGGTAGAAGGCACTGACAATTTGCATGATGCCACAGGCATTATAAAGGACTCTATGGAGTTTGCAAGTAATATATATAGAACAAAAAAAACATACTACTTAATTAATGGCTCAAGCTGTGGTATACTTGCCGGTATAAGAGCTTGTGCTTGCACAGGAAATTATAAAAAACAAAAATCATATATAATTGTAGCTGAGAATGCACACTTTAGTGTATACAATGCTATAGAATTATTAGATTTGATACCTATTTACCTAAATATAGGTTATAATAGTTTAGGTATCGCTGATGGATGCGATGTAGAGAGACTTAAAAAGCTCCTAGAAATAAATAAGAAAAAAAATATAGTGGCTGCAATGTTGACTTCACCAACTTATGAAGGAGTAGTATCAGATATACAAGAAATTGCAAATATTTTACATGACGCAAAGATTCCATTGATAGTGGATGAAGCACATGGTGCTCACCTTATGTATATAGAAAAAACAACAAAAAAATATGTGAGTTCAAATATTGATATGAATTTTCCTATATCGGCATTAAATCTTGGTGCAGATATAGTAATACAAAGTCTTCATAAAACTTTGCCTTCGCTTACTCAAACTGCACTTTGTCATATTAATTCAAATCTTGTTGATGAAAAACATTTGGAGGAGTCGCTTCATATGTTTGAAACCAGTTCTCCATCCTATATTTTTATGTCAAGTATAGATGCTTGTATCAGATATATGAATGAAAATGATGCTAAGATGAGGACATATTTGAATGACTTATGGGAATTCATTAAGAGTATAAAGCATTTTGAGCATATTCATTTATGGAGATGTAATTCAAATCTTGGTTATGATTTTACTAAGATTGTGATATACAGTGATATTTTGGACGGCATTACTTTGGCAAATATACTAAGAGAATCATATAATATCGAGACTGAGATGAGTAAGCTGGGATTTGTACTTGCTTATAGCACTGTTTGTGATGATAAAAATGATTTTAAGAGACTTTACGAAGCTTTAAATGATATTGATAAGAATTTCTTTTATATAGAAAATGAGTCTTTGATAAATCTTGATATAAAATATCTAAATAAGGTGGCAGAAAAAAACATCTATATATATCCTCCCGGAGTACCGGTGATAAAGAAGGGAGATATTATAGATATAGACAGTTTTAAATTGCTTGAGGAATATATAAAAAAAGGGAAGAGGGTCTATGGCTTAGAGCCGTAA
- a CDS encoding nucleoside/nucleotide kinase family protein, giving the protein MGKIYYVMGKSASGKDTIFKRLYEECPKTKKLITYTTRPMRNGEENGKSYHFVDESVIEDYRKQGKLIEMRTYNTVNGPWIYATIDDGSLHLESRNYLVIGTLDSYKKIREYYGNENVVPIFIELSDGIRLQRALNREMMEPIPQYAEMCRRFLADEEDFSPMRLEAAGITKKYVNEDLNKCIMEIKKDMGIKV; this is encoded by the coding sequence ATGGGAAAAATTTATTATGTAATGGGCAAGAGTGCTTCCGGAAAAGATACTATCTTTAAAAGGCTGTATGAGGAATGTCCTAAGACAAAGAAACTTATAACATATACTACAAGACCTATGAGGAATGGAGAAGAAAATGGTAAGAGCTATCATTTTGTAGATGAATCTGTTATAGAAGATTATAGGAAACAGGGTAAACTGATAGAAATGAGGACTTATAATACAGTTAACGGACCATGGATATATGCTACAATTGATGATGGTTCTCTACATTTGGAAAGCAGAAACTATCTGGTAATAGGAACATTGGATTCTTATAAAAAAATTAGAGAGTACTATGGAAATGAAAATGTGGTTCCTATTTTTATAGAGTTAAGTGACGGTATCAGACTTCAAAGGGCTTTGAATAGAGAGATGATGGAACCTATACCACAGTATGCGGAAATGTGTAGAAGATTTTTGGCAGATGAAGAGGACTTTTCACCAATGAGACTGGAGGCTGCCGGAATTACAAAGAAATATGTAAATGAAGATTTAAACAAATGTATAATGGAAATAAAAAAAGATATGGGAATAAAGGTATAA
- a CDS encoding glycoside hydrolase family 3 N-terminal domain-containing protein, with amino-acid sequence MLAINMADVISVIKSIAPQLIAIVTLFVAALVVMFITRKEKPAFRKLVRSLSWLIFGLGTVFCINLMLNGPLKTMITLATGRGVITESSLNDAKTLGEEISSEGIVLLKNDSALPIQKGSKINLFGWSSTNPLYGGTGSGGLNDSFPTVSLIEGLQNAGFEVNEELVKFYTDFRQTRPTVGMWGQDWTIPEPTIEQYNEANILENARNYSDKAIVVIARSGGEGADLPRSLDPNVEDTFVDGGTFGSKGIRYSDQKDDLDADKSYLELSNREIAMLDAVNKKFKNIVVIINASNPMELGFVNEYENISGVIWCPGVGQTGFNALGKILDGEVNPSGKTSDIFVYDLKNTPSYNNFGNFNYTNMDEFAVEDRGTSYNPSFVNYVEGIYVGYRFYETAAKENAINYAGYVQYPFGYGLSYTVFTKEMGEIVANDGNISIDVLVTNTGNTAGKDVVQLYYNPPYTNGGIEKASTNLVGFAKTKLLQPGDSQTVKITFAVEDMASFDEKIKKAYVLEAGVYEISLQEDSHNILDTRTFPVEEDILYGETNKRSSDMEVATNKLDDMRGNFTVLSRKDQFANLDEALKPPTDFELPADKKAAFLNNSNYDGKNFDIESDEMPKTNAGNKIKLVDLRGLDYDDEAWNSLLDNLSFEDMSKLVALGGYQTTTIGKIGKVQTVDCDGPSSINNNFTKKGSIGLPATIMLANTFNTDLAHSFGENIGNMASQMEVSGWYAPAMNTHRSAFAGRNFEYFSEDPLLAGKIASEAVKGAADYGVYAYIKHFALNDQETNRNYQLMTWADEQTVREIYLRPFEICVKKGKAKAVMSAFNHYGITPASASNEVLNKILRDEWGFRGMVLTDYFGAGGYGYMNADRGIRNGNDFCLTAIDAGYNYVKDKSATSMMALRKASHNILYTTVNSRAYAPENLDLGMMRWQVATIMIDIICVIAALLLAIKAWKNYGKRKALERSEAPIDTVGTDTSVADVDVIEENKNIDNE; translated from the coding sequence ATGTTGGCTATTAATATGGCAGATGTGATAAGTGTAATCAAGTCTATAGCACCCCAGCTTATAGCTATAGTGACACTTTTTGTGGCAGCACTTGTGGTTATGTTTATCACAAGAAAAGAAAAGCCTGCATTTAGAAAGCTTGTTAGATCGCTTTCATGGTTGATTTTTGGTTTGGGTACAGTTTTTTGTATAAACTTAATGTTAAACGGCCCACTAAAGACTATGATAACACTTGCTACCGGAAGAGGCGTAATTACAGAGAGTTCTTTAAATGATGCAAAGACTCTTGGTGAGGAGATTTCAAGTGAGGGTATTGTACTTTTAAAGAATGATTCGGCATTGCCTATTCAAAAAGGCTCTAAGATAAACTTATTTGGGTGGTCATCTACTAACCCACTATATGGTGGTACAGGTTCAGGTGGTTTGAATGATTCATTCCCTACAGTTTCACTTATTGAGGGACTACAAAATGCCGGATTTGAAGTTAATGAGGAACTTGTAAAGTTCTATACAGATTTTAGACAGACAAGACCTACAGTAGGTATGTGGGGACAGGATTGGACTATACCTGAGCCTACAATAGAGCAATATAATGAGGCGAATATTCTTGAAAATGCTAGAAATTATTCTGATAAAGCAATAGTAGTTATTGCCAGATCAGGTGGAGAGGGTGCAGATCTGCCAAGAAGCCTTGATCCAAATGTAGAAGATACATTTGTAGATGGTGGAACTTTTGGATCAAAGGGTATAAGATATAGCGATCAAAAAGATGATTTGGATGCTGATAAGAGCTATTTGGAATTGTCAAACAGAGAAATAGCAATGCTTGATGCAGTAAATAAGAAGTTCAAAAATATTGTGGTTATTATTAATGCATCAAATCCTATGGAGCTTGGCTTTGTAAATGAATATGAGAATATATCCGGTGTAATATGGTGTCCCGGAGTCGGACAGACAGGATTTAATGCACTTGGTAAAATACTTGATGGTGAGGTGAATCCTTCAGGTAAGACCAGTGATATATTTGTATATGATTTAAAGAATACACCAAGCTATAATAACTTTGGAAATTTCAATTATACAAATATGGATGAATTTGCAGTAGAAGATAGAGGTACATCCTACAATCCAAGCTTTGTAAATTATGTTGAAGGAATTTATGTAGGATACAGATTTTATGAGACTGCAGCAAAAGAAAACGCTATAAATTATGCTGGTTATGTGCAATATCCATTTGGTTATGGATTATCCTATACTGTATTTACTAAGGAGATGGGAGAGATAGTAGCAAATGACGGCAATATAAGTATTGATGTTTTAGTTACGAATACGGGCAATACTGCAGGAAAGGATGTAGTACAGCTTTATTATAATCCTCCATATACAAATGGAGGTATTGAAAAGGCAAGTACAAACCTTGTAGGCTTTGCTAAGACTAAGTTATTACAACCCGGAGATAGTCAGACTGTGAAGATTACCTTTGCAGTAGAGGACATGGCATCATTTGATGAAAAAATCAAAAAGGCATATGTGCTTGAGGCGGGAGTATATGAAATAAGTCTTCAGGAGGATTCACATAATATACTTGATACCAGAACATTCCCGGTAGAGGAAGATATATTATATGGCGAAACAAATAAGAGAAGTAGTGATATGGAAGTGGCTACAAACAAACTTGATGATATGAGAGGCAATTTTACTGTTCTTTCCAGAAAAGATCAGTTTGCCAATCTTGATGAAGCACTTAAGCCACCTACTGATTTTGAACTTCCGGCAGATAAAAAGGCAGCATTTTTAAATAATAGCAATTATGATGGCAAGAATTTTGATATAGAGTCAGATGAGATGCCAAAGACAAATGCAGGAAATAAGATAAAGCTGGTAGATCTTCGTGGGCTTGACTATGATGATGAGGCATGGAATAGCTTGCTTGACAATTTGAGTTTTGAGGATATGTCAAAACTTGTAGCTTTGGGAGGATATCAGACTACCACTATAGGTAAAATAGGAAAAGTACAGACTGTGGACTGTGACGGACCTTCCTCTATAAACAATAACTTTACAAAGAAGGGTTCAATAGGTTTACCGGCTACTATAATGCTTGCAAATACTTTTAATACTGATTTGGCACATTCATTTGGAGAGAATATCGGAAATATGGCGAGTCAAATGGAGGTTTCAGGCTGGTATGCCCCTGCTATGAATACACATAGAAGTGCATTTGCCGGAAGAAACTTTGAGTACTTCTCAGAGGATCCGCTACTTGCCGGAAAGATTGCCTCAGAAGCGGTAAAGGGTGCGGCAGATTATGGAGTATATGCGTATATAAAGCATTTCGCACTAAATGATCAGGAGACAAATAGGAATTATCAGCTGATGACTTGGGCAGATGAGCAGACTGTAAGAGAAATATATTTGCGTCCTTTTGAAATCTGTGTAAAAAAGGGTAAAGCAAAAGCTGTGATGAGTGCATTCAATCACTATGGCATCACTCCGGCAAGCGCATCAAATGAAGTGCTAAACAAGATTCTTAGAGATGAGTGGGGCTTTAGAGGAATGGTACTCACAGACTACTTCGGTGCCGGTGGATATGGTTATATGAATGCTGATAGAGGTATAAGAAATGGTAATGATTTCTGTCTTACAGCTATTGACGCGGGATATAATTATGTAAAGGATAAGAGTGCTACATCAATGATGGCTCTTAGAAAAGCGTCGCATAATATACTGTATACTACAGTTAACTCCAGAGCTTATGCACCGGAAAACTTAGATTTGGGTATGATGAGATGGCAGGTTGCCACCATAATGATAGATATTATATGTGTAATAGCAGCACTACTATTGGCTATAAAAGCATGGAAAAACTATGGCAAAAGAAAGGCTCTTGAAAGAAGCGAAGCACCTATTGATACAGTAGGTACTGATACTTCCGTAGCAGATGTTGATGTAATAGAAGAAAATAAAAATATAGATAATGAATAA
- a CDS encoding DUF951 domain-containing protein produces the protein MIKIDAGDILTLKKPHPCGSHEWEVLRIGQDLRLKCVGCGHQMMIARKNIEKNIKAKEKGKDIK, from the coding sequence ATGATAAAAATAGATGCAGGAGATATACTTACATTAAAAAAGCCACATCCATGTGGTTCGCATGAGTGGGAAGTGCTTAGGATTGGACAAGATTTGAGGCTAAAATGTGTAGGATGTGGGCATCAGATGATGATTGCAAGAAAAAATATAGAAAAGAATATTAAAGCAAAAGAAAAAGGAAAAGATATAAAATGA